AAAGCACAGCATCGGCTTCCTCAAAGTCACTCAAGTCTGCAACGGGAACATGAGCAAACGCTTTTTGTGCTTGGGCAATTCCTGTAGATTCAAGGATATCTTGAGGAAGAGTTTCTGGAACCCTTCGAAGCACCGCAATGACATCCTTTACGCTTTCAGCCCCTTCTTTTGCCGCTTCACACATCCGGTGCATATGCCCGTAAGCAGAATAGTAGAGGACGAGTAAACGGAGTTCCATTATTTACACCTCCTCGACGTGTATGCAATAACACCAAAACGTTTTTGCGTTGACACTTTTTGCTAGGTCATTCTGCAAAACGAGCTTTTTCAAAGTGATCAAACCAACTATTCAGCAGTGCCACATTCAAGGCGACGACTGAGACGATGCCTCTACGAAAACTCGATCAGCATAGAACTAAACTGTGTAAAAGGCTCATTCTCCAGGAACAATCTCCTAAAGAGAAACAAAAATCGATTATAATGTAAGATTTTCCAGGAAAAAGGATGAAACTATAACATCTCTGCCCCGACAATGAGTTTCACAACTTCGTCTGGAGTAGTCTCGGCCTTTCGTTTATCCCCTACCTTTCTTCCACCCCGCAAGACCACAATTCGGTCAGCAACGTTGAAGACATGACGCATATTATGGCTGATGACGATGACTGAACACCCTTTTTCCTTTAACCGCAAGATGAGATCCAACACTCGGCGAGATTCTTTGACCCCCAAGGCAGCAGTTGGTTCATCCATGATGATAATTCTCCCACCCCAGGGCATGACCCGACCGATGGCCAGAGCCTGCCTCTGGCCTCCAGAAAGATATCGCACCAGGGTCCGCAAGGAAGGCAACACAATCCCAAGCTCTTTGAGGGTACGGACGGTGTCTTCAATCATCTTTTTGCGGTCCACAAAAATTCTCCCCCAACCCTTTACAGGTTCTCGCCCCAAGAAGAAATTTGCCGGCACGTCCCGGGTCTCAATGAGCGCCAACTCCTGATAGACAATCTCAATTCCCAGAGCCTGGGCATCATGAGGATTACGAATTTCAACGGGCCGATTGAGAAAGAAAATCTGCCCTCTGGTCGGTTGATGTACTCCTGCAATGATTTTTACCAGCGTCGACTTTCCGGCGCCATTATCCCCCACCAGAGCAACGATTTCTTGCGGATACACCTCAAAATCAACATCCTCCAAAGCATGGACTCCGCCAAAATACTTAGTGATACCCTTTAACACCAGGATTGGCTGCAGAGTTTCCTCCTCTTTCAAGAGTACCGTTTCCAAAGTAAACCTCCCCCCTTAACCAGTCACACTTTTCGCTTCCGGTACATGTCAATCATCACTGCCCCGATGATCACTGCTCCAATGGCGGCCGGCTGCCAGTACGCAGGAAAACCTAAGAGCACCAGAGCGTTCCGTAAAATCTGCATGATGGCTGCTCCAATCAATGCTCCCCAAACACTCCCCTCACCACCAGTAAGACTGATACCGCCAATGACCGCCGCCGCAATGATATCGAGTTCGTAACTCTGCGCAGCCGTGGGTGCCGCAACACCCAGGCGAGCCGTCATCAGTAATCCACCAATTCCAGCCAGAAGACCCGATAAGGTGAAGGCAATAGTTTTGACCCGACCGGTATTGATGCCAGCCAAGGCCGCAGCGTATTCGTTTCCTCCCACCGCATAGGTATGATAACCGAGCTTCGTCTTATCAAGGAGAATATAACAGAGCACCACAAAAATAACCATGAAGATAGCCGGCAAGGGAACCTGCCAGATAAAAATACTCACGTCAGTCTGCCCCAGGGCCATAAACGATCGCGGTAAACTCCGTACCGGCCATCCCTGGGTCATTCCGTAACAAAAACCCCGAATAATACTCATGGTCCCAAGAGTGGCAATAAAGGGAGGCAACTTGGTTTTACTCACCATAAGACCGTTGAAAAAACCAACACCGAGGGTGGCTACAAGACCCACAAGAATGGCCAAAACGACGTTATAACCGGCAACAAGAAGCATGGCCGTAACAATCCCCGAAAAAGCCATATTTGAACCAGCCGAGAGGTCAATGCCTCCCCCAATGATGACGATCGATTGCCCAAAAGAAGCGATGGCAATCCAGGAAAAAGCCCGTAAAACGTTAAAAATGTTGTTCGCCGTGAGAAACGTCCTGGTCAAAAGACCCAGGATAATCACCATACCAAGGAGAATCAAAATCAGCGCTGCTAACTGATTTCTGGCGAAACGGAGTAACAACCCAGGCTCGGTGTAACGGAGGAATTCTTCTTCTCTTCTACTCTCCACAACATTTCCCTCCAGTGAGCACGCTATGTACTGCAAGAAGACGATGGACCGGGAAATTCCCGGTCCATCGAGGTACTTCCCTCTTTACTCTTCCGGAAACGCAGGTGGAAGTGGCTTCGTGAAATCACTGGTCTCCCAGGCCTTAATCATGGCATCAACGTTGTGGACGGTGACAATGTCCATGCCTGAGTCAGTCCAGGAAGGAAATTCTTTTTTGTTTACAATGTAGTCAAAAAGCATCTGGATGGTATCATAACCCCAACCCCAGTATTTTTGGCCCACAAGACCAACCAGAAGTCCTTCTTTCATGTACTGCAACTCCACCGGCAGGGTATCAAAGGCCACAGTCTTTGTTCGCCCGGATTTTGCTGCTTCTTCCCAGAGGGGCATTGACCCTCGTTCAGCAAAAAGTGGCCACAGACCTACGAAGAACCATCCGGTTAAATCTGGATAGGCTTGCATGGTTTCCTCGACAACCTGCACACCCTGATTGATGTCGTCATAACAGGCCACAGTGGTTACAATTTCAATGCCAGGATAGTTTTGAATCACATCCTTGAAACCCCGAATACGTTCCTCCAGGTTGAAAGCACCAGGAACTCCCGTTAAAAGGGCTACTTTCCCCTTCTCTCCCATGTACCGGACCAAAAGTTCCGCTGCTGCTTTACCACCATCGTAATTACTGACCCCAAGATAGGTAAAACGCTTGCTGTTTGGAGCATCGGAGTCCCAGGTCATGACAGGGATTCCTGCATCCACGGCTTTATTAATCACATCCACCAGTGCGTCAGGGTCATTGCAGGAAACACCGATTCCATCCACACCTTTGGCGATCACATCCTCAATGACTCTCACTTGTTCCGCCGCATCAGAAGCCACCGAACCCACGTACAGCACTTCCACGGTGTAATCGGTAGTTTCAGTAAGCTCCTTGGCTTTCGCAAAGGCACCATCCCGACCGAGTTCGAACACCGGGTTATTGAGGGCTTTAGGAATCCAAGCAAAAGTGAGCTTCTTTCCCTGAGCAAACACACCAGAAATCACTAATCCCCACACCAGAGTAACCACCACAAAAAACACAAACCACTTTCCTCTCTTCATGTTCCTTCCCTCCTTCAATAAAACTCAAACAAAATGCAGAAAAATGGGCAACTTTTTCTCTTTTTCTCATCTCACCCCCCATATTTTTCTGCAGCAAAACCCCTCTTTTCCAATCTTACCATTCCTCCAGCGAAAGTCAATTGATACTCCTTGTCGCCTTATCCAGTGCAAGCTGCTTCTTTACAGGATACGAAACGTTCTCAAAAATCACCATGCTAGTAAGTGGAAAGGTTAGGAAACAGCGAGTTTCGAGAAAACATGGCAAACTGACGCATATAGAGGCTATATTGTGTTTTTCGGGCCGGATGTCGGCGTTGCCGGCGGTCTAGCCAAGACTAAGGAATACACCGAAAATATCTTTAACAGTCAATTAAAAAGCATGATACTCGAACCAAGGCGAAAATCCGATACCACACATCTTTGGAAACCAAGTATAATAAAAAGGAAAATTTGTCTAAGGGGGCACCAATTCTGGAAAAAGCCATCATTTTTTACAAAAAGGTTGAAGAAATTTACCGTTCCTCAGAAACGCCCCGGAAGAAATTTCTGGAACTTCTTGAACTCTTGGAATCAATTGAATTATCGGGAGATTTCAGCATAGACCTAACAGAACAAGCTCAGATCGAACAGTGCTGGCAGCGGCTCAAAAGTTATGGTGACATCGACGTAGAAAGCTTGAACGGAATGTTTGCTCTGGTCATACGAGTAATTCAGCGTCTTTTTTCAGTACCACCTTCAGAACCATTGTCCGAAATCGCTACAATGTGTTTTCCCATAACCAAAAGATCAAAAGAGCAGTACATAGAAGACATGACCTCTTTTCTCCTTCTCAAACCTCCCCGCCAGAACGAACACGCCGTTATCCTCTATGGCAGTCACGATGAATATGGTTTTCTGACCTTCTACCTCTCAAAACGATTTAGCAATTTGTTGCTTTCTCTTGCCCCTGGAGTGCGACTTACCCTCCTTCAGGTTAAAAAGGGTGCAAAGGAAGGAATATACTTCGATACCCCGCAAACGCAGGTTATCCTCAACCCGGATATGCTTCTTGAGGTATCCATGCTGAGTGAATGTCAGGTACGACATGCCCTGCACGTTCCAGAACTCTTTTTCCTCAAAAGTATGATTCCGCAAAGAACAAGTGAAAATGCGTTGTACGGAAAAATCCTCACGGTCCTTTTTACCATGCATCTGGAAAGAAAAGACACCCCGTTTCCCCAACTTGTACAACGGTTCTTTCGGGAAAACCCCCGGGAAGTGTTACTGCTCCAGTCCCTGCGTCCCCACCAGCCACTGACCGAAGAAGAGATGGTCCAAAAACTTGAAGCCCCTTACAGGCAACTCGTCAGCGCTTTGAGTGCCTTTGACGACCGGTACCTCATTCCTGAAGTCCTCCTCCTCTCTGAAAAAATTGGGTTGATTGGTCGCCTGGATTTCCTCTATACCGGGGAAAGCCGATGGCGTATCATCGAAGTGAAAACGGGTAAAGCCCCCGAAAAAGGTTATCTGTCCTGGCCCTCCCACAGGATGCAACTTGCTGGCTATCTCTTTCTTGCCCGCATCCTTGGCTTTCCACTCCATGAAACTTCATACGTACTCTATACAGAAAGTCAGGACCCCGAAAACGTTCTGCGGCTCTTCCCGTATGACCAAAACCAAACTCAAACCCTCATAGCACTTCGCAATCAGGTGATCCAGTTACAACAACATCTCAAAAACACCCCAGAAGAAACCCTCACAAAAATGTTGAATCCAGAAAACGATTTCCTCCTCAACAGGGTACCTTCCTATCTGCAAAAAAATTTTCAGCAACTCCAAGAGGCCTTTTTGAATGCACCACCCCTACACCGGAAATACTATGCGCAATTCTTTCGATTTCTGCTCAACGAAAAGGAGTACGAATGTGCTGGAACATCCTGGGCACCACACTCAGCCTCTCTCTGGCGACAGACATCTGAAGAAAAACAGCGCACTTTTTCCATGCTCTGGGACCTTGTTTGGGACCAGAAAACCAGTAAACCCGAAGAGGGTCTTTTCACCTTTTCCCTCCCCAAAACCGACGTCTATTCAGACTTTCGTGCTGGAGACATAGTCCTCCTTGTGCCCAAAGCAGGCGAAAGTCTTGATACCTCATTTTTCCTGAGTGGGTCCATTGTAACCATCGACACATCCAAAGTTACCATTCGTACCCGCTTCAAAAAGACTTTCCTGTACCATCTCCAAAAAAATCCCCGCTGTCATCTCAACATGGAACACTTTTTCTACGACCACTACCCGTATCTCATTCGTAGCCTTTCCTGGTTTCTCCTTGCCCCACGGGAAAAACGTGAACTCCTCCTTGGACTACGTAAGCCCCATTTCACTCAGGTTCAGCCGCCCCTTCCCGAAGGAAACTTGCACAAAGAACAGCGAGAATGCCTTTCACGGGCTTTCCAGGCCAAGGACTATTTCCTCCTTCAGGGACCCCCAGGTACTGGGAAAACCAGAGTTTTCCTCACCAATCTGGTCAAATTGCTTCTAGCCCACACCGACGAAAGTCTTTTAATCTTAGCGTTCACCAATCGAGCCGTTGACGAAGTCTGCTCAGCCATCAAAAAGGCTTTACCCCAAACGCCTTTCCTCCGCCTGGGAAACGACATCAACACCGAGCATACTGATTGTACTCTCTCTACTCTTTTCGGTGGTCAAACACCACAAACAATGCTTAAAGATGCTTCGCAAATTCGTCTGATTGTTTCCACTGTCTCC
The sequence above is drawn from the Atribacterota bacterium genome and encodes:
- a CDS encoding ATP-binding cassette domain-containing protein yields the protein METVLLKEEETLQPILVLKGITKYFGGVHALEDVDFEVYPQEIVALVGDNGAGKSTLVKIIAGVHQPTRGQIFFLNRPVEIRNPHDAQALGIEIVYQELALIETRDVPANFFLGREPVKGWGRIFVDRKKMIEDTVRTLKELGIVLPSLRTLVRYLSGGQRQALAIGRVMPWGGRIIIMDEPTAALGVKESRRVLDLILRLKEKGCSVIVISHNMRHVFNVADRIVVLRGGRKVGDKRKAETTPDEVVKLIVGAEML
- a CDS encoding ABC transporter permease, giving the protein MESRREEEFLRYTEPGLLLRFARNQLAALILILLGMVIILGLLTRTFLTANNIFNVLRAFSWIAIASFGQSIVIIGGGIDLSAGSNMAFSGIVTAMLLVAGYNVVLAILVGLVATLGVGFFNGLMVSKTKLPPFIATLGTMSIIRGFCYGMTQGWPVRSLPRSFMALGQTDVSIFIWQVPLPAIFMVIFVVLCYILLDKTKLGYHTYAVGGNEYAAALAGINTGRVKTIAFTLSGLLAGIGGLLMTARLGVAAPTAAQSYELDIIAAAVIGGISLTGGEGSVWGALIGAAIMQILRNALVLLGFPAYWQPAAIGAVIIGAVMIDMYRKRKV
- a CDS encoding sugar-binding protein, encoding MKRGKWFVFFVVVTLVWGLVISGVFAQGKKLTFAWIPKALNNPVFELGRDGAFAKAKELTETTDYTVEVLYVGSVASDAAEQVRVIEDVIAKGVDGIGVSCNDPDALVDVINKAVDAGIPVMTWDSDAPNSKRFTYLGVSNYDGGKAAAELLVRYMGEKGKVALLTGVPGAFNLEERIRGFKDVIQNYPGIEIVTTVACYDDINQGVQVVEETMQAYPDLTGWFFVGLWPLFAERGSMPLWEEAAKSGRTKTVAFDTLPVELQYMKEGLLVGLVGQKYWGWGYDTIQMLFDYIVNKKEFPSWTDSGMDIVTVHNVDAMIKAWETSDFTKPLPPAFPEE
- a CDS encoding ATP-dependent helicase, with amino-acid sequence MSKGAPILEKAIIFYKKVEEIYRSSETPRKKFLELLELLESIELSGDFSIDLTEQAQIEQCWQRLKSYGDIDVESLNGMFALVIRVIQRLFSVPPSEPLSEIATMCFPITKRSKEQYIEDMTSFLLLKPPRQNEHAVILYGSHDEYGFLTFYLSKRFSNLLLSLAPGVRLTLLQVKKGAKEGIYFDTPQTQVILNPDMLLEVSMLSECQVRHALHVPELFFLKSMIPQRTSENALYGKILTVLFTMHLERKDTPFPQLVQRFFRENPREVLLLQSLRPHQPLTEEEMVQKLEAPYRQLVSALSAFDDRYLIPEVLLLSEKIGLIGRLDFLYTGESRWRIIEVKTGKAPEKGYLSWPSHRMQLAGYLFLARILGFPLHETSYVLYTESQDPENVLRLFPYDQNQTQTLIALRNQVIQLQQHLKNTPEETLTKMLNPENDFLLNRVPSYLQKNFQQLQEAFLNAPPLHRKYYAQFFRFLLNEKEYECAGTSWAPHSASLWRQTSEEKQRTFSMLWDLVWDQKTSKPEEGLFTFSLPKTDVYSDFRAGDIVLLVPKAGESLDTSFFLSGSIVTIDTSKVTIRTRFKKTFLYHLQKNPRCHLNMEHFFYDHYPYLIRSLSWFLLAPREKRELLLGLRKPHFTQVQPPLPEGNLHKEQRECLSRAFQAKDYFLLQGPPGTGKTRVFLTNLVKLLLAHTDESLLILAFTNRAVDEVCSAIKKALPQTPFLRLGNDINTEHTDCTLSTLFGGQTPQTMLKDASQIRLIVSTVSSCLMQWELVQLFQPTVAIVDEASQLLEPHLVGILSMMKRFILVGDEKQLPAVVVQPEHDLIVEDSELRTIGLFHLGVSLFERLLHNADQKGWHECHGMLTAQRRMHQTIQEVANILFYNHKLCVLCEETQSQPIRGYHPESEDPIERMLSSSRLIFVSTHRETSVRVNQEEVQLVIRFLKTIERVRQNQTVGVITPFRAQVNAIRKALKEEWHAWVQVDTVERFQGSEKDLIIFSAAINSENQLPYIQSLPPGPLRKGPKPLDRKLNVAITRAREHFILLGVPELLRRIPQYETLLDQIEKQGIFFKIS